Proteins encoded within one genomic window of Micromonospora halotolerans:
- a CDS encoding VanZ family protein has protein sequence MNHSASLSAPARRTRRTVLLSLAVIGVASVAFAVRRPLLMSAPRCMAGRWHGCYDTDNGVLLMMLVGLPLAALVAWALARFRRATDGTSAWRMSLAEVGLVYGTVPLVWITMMPGPGAGIVPGRVSLIPLRDLLTMGPVGIGGNLLIFAALGFFAPMRFAVLASVPRILALGAGCSALVETAQYVLRLDRVSSVDDVLVNTAGAVLAGLASRHWWRTAAELPSDRPRPASATAG, from the coding sequence ATGAACCACAGCGCATCCCTGTCAGCACCGGCCCGCCGCACGCGCAGGACCGTGCTCCTGAGCCTGGCGGTCATCGGCGTGGCGAGCGTCGCGTTCGCCGTGCGGCGACCGCTTCTGATGTCCGCTCCGAGGTGCATGGCCGGGCGGTGGCACGGCTGCTACGACACGGACAACGGTGTGCTGCTCATGATGCTGGTGGGGCTGCCGTTGGCTGCTCTGGTGGCGTGGGCTCTGGCGCGCTTTCGGCGTGCCACCGATGGCACATCGGCGTGGCGGATGTCGCTGGCCGAGGTGGGCCTGGTCTACGGGACGGTACCGCTCGTGTGGATCACCATGATGCCGGGACCGGGGGCCGGCATCGTCCCAGGCCGGGTGAGCCTGATCCCGCTGCGGGACCTGCTCACGATGGGGCCCGTCGGGATCGGCGGCAACCTGCTGATCTTCGCGGCGCTAGGGTTTTTCGCCCCGATGAGGTTCGCGGTGCTGGCGTCCGTGCCGCGGATCCTGGCGCTCGGCGCAGGCTGCTCGGCCCTGGTTGAAACCGCACAGTACGTCCTGCGGCTGGACCGGGTGTCCTCCGTTGACGACGTGCTGGTCAACACCGCCGGCGCCGTGCTGGCCGGGCTCGCGTCGCGCCACTGGTGGCGCACCGCGGCGGAGCTACCGTCGGACCGGCCACGCCCCGCGTCGGCAACGGCAGGCTGA
- a CDS encoding DUF1152 domain-containing protein, with amino-acid sequence MSPAALPLDSGAFSLAVPPLFAALAPARNILIAGAGGGLDVYAGLPLAFALQRSGAQVHLASLSFSELELIDRDAWLSEHVAVVQPDTGSPDWYFPERTLARWLAAQKLPSTVYAFPPLGVQTLRAAYRRLVEHLDIDAVVLVDGGTDVLLRGDESDLGTPVEDITSLAAVATLDVPVKLVTSLGFGIDAYDGVNHVQVLENLAALDRDGGYLGALSIPGTSREAALYRDAVAAAQAATPDRPSIVQGQIAAATTGAFGDVRFTRRNSGGDLFVNPLMAIYFTVDLDKLAARCLYLDRIENTIGRRQVITRIQAFRDELINARIPRAFPH; translated from the coding sequence ATGAGCCCCGCCGCGCTGCCCCTCGACTCCGGCGCCTTCTCGTTGGCCGTTCCGCCACTGTTCGCCGCACTGGCGCCGGCGCGGAACATCCTCATCGCCGGAGCCGGCGGAGGGCTCGACGTGTACGCCGGCCTGCCCCTAGCGTTCGCCCTGCAGCGCAGCGGCGCGCAGGTGCACCTGGCCAGCCTGTCCTTCTCCGAGCTCGAATTGATCGACCGGGACGCATGGCTGTCAGAGCACGTCGCGGTGGTACAGCCGGACACCGGCAGCCCGGACTGGTACTTCCCCGAACGGACGCTCGCCCGGTGGCTGGCCGCTCAGAAACTGCCCTCGACCGTCTACGCCTTCCCGCCGCTCGGCGTCCAGACCTTACGGGCGGCGTACCGGCGCCTGGTCGAGCACCTCGACATCGACGCGGTGGTGCTCGTCGACGGCGGCACCGATGTCCTGTTACGCGGCGACGAAAGCGACCTCGGCACCCCGGTCGAGGACATCACCAGCCTGGCCGCCGTGGCCACGCTGGACGTGCCGGTCAAGCTGGTGACCAGCCTCGGCTTCGGTATCGACGCCTACGACGGCGTCAACCACGTTCAAGTGCTGGAGAACCTGGCCGCGCTCGACCGCGACGGTGGCTACCTCGGGGCCCTCTCCATCCCCGGTACCAGCCGGGAGGCGGCGCTCTACCGCGATGCTGTCGCGGCCGCCCAGGCCGCCACTCCCGACCGGCCGAGCATCGTCCAAGGACAGATCGCCGCCGCCACCACCGGCGCGTTCGGCGACGTCCGGTTCACCCGGCGCAACAGCGGCGGCGACCTGTTCGTCAACCCGCTGATGGCGATCTACTTCACCGTCGACCTCGACAAACTAGCCGCCCGATGCCTCTACCTCGACCGCATCGAGAACACCATCGGCCGGCGACAGGTCATCACCCGCATCCAAGCCTTCCGCGACGAACTCATCAACGCCCGCATCCCCCGCGCCTTTCCCCACTGA
- a CDS encoding NAD(P)/FAD-dependent oxidoreductase, translating to MKHRIVVLGAGHAGAFVAGNLARRLSAADTEVTVVNAVPDFVQRLRLHQLAAGQEIEAPKLAAVFAGTGIRLRVARVTAVDPERQVVTVADASGGGELGYDTLVYALGSRGDDRGVPGVAEHAFDIAARSSALRLRERLNSLGRRGEGGRVLVVGDGLTGIESATEIAESRPGLSVTLVARSELGARLSAGARSHLRQACDRLGITVLEHTSVEAVEATRVLCADGTALASDATVWTAGFAVSPIAAASGLEVTENGQIVVDRTVRSVSHPNVYAAGDSAYAIGDNGRPLPMSCASAGYTGGQAIEAIVGRLTGRKIANTKLGYPGNHISLGRRDGILQAVDDEAQAKPKYLGGRKAARIKSGILKMSLWATSHPTFGLPKRKHRLATAPNASANKTLGVAA from the coding sequence ATGAAGCACCGCATCGTCGTCCTCGGCGCGGGCCATGCCGGGGCCTTCGTGGCCGGGAACCTGGCCCGCCGGCTGTCCGCGGCGGACACCGAGGTCACCGTGGTCAACGCCGTGCCGGACTTCGTCCAGCGGCTGCGGCTGCACCAGCTCGCGGCCGGCCAGGAGATCGAGGCTCCGAAGCTCGCCGCCGTCTTCGCGGGCACGGGGATTCGGTTGCGCGTGGCTCGTGTCACCGCCGTCGACCCCGAGCGCCAGGTCGTCACCGTGGCCGACGCCAGCGGCGGCGGCGAACTCGGCTACGACACGCTCGTCTACGCCCTCGGCAGCCGCGGCGACGACCGCGGCGTCCCCGGCGTGGCCGAGCATGCCTTCGACATCGCCGCCCGGTCCTCGGCGCTGCGCCTGCGCGAGCGCCTGAACAGCCTGGGCAGGCGGGGCGAAGGCGGCAGAGTGCTGGTCGTCGGCGACGGGTTGACCGGCATCGAAAGCGCCACAGAGATCGCCGAATCCCGACCCGGCCTGTCGGTGACACTGGTCGCCCGCAGCGAGCTGGGCGCCCGGCTCTCCGCCGGAGCCCGCAGCCACCTGCGCCAGGCCTGCGACCGGCTGGGCATCACCGTCCTGGAGCACACCAGCGTCGAAGCCGTCGAAGCGACACGGGTGCTCTGCGCCGACGGCACCGCCCTGGCGTCCGACGCAACCGTGTGGACGGCCGGGTTCGCGGTCAGCCCCATCGCCGCCGCCAGCGGGCTGGAGGTCACCGAGAACGGCCAGATCGTCGTCGATCGCACCGTGCGGTCGGTCTCGCACCCGAACGTCTACGCCGCCGGCGACAGCGCCTACGCCATCGGCGACAACGGGCGGCCGCTGCCGATGTCCTGCGCTTCGGCCGGCTACACCGGCGGGCAGGCGATCGAGGCGATCGTGGGACGCCTGACCGGCCGCAAGATCGCGAACACCAAGCTGGGCTACCCGGGCAACCACATCAGCCTCGGGCGGCGGGACGGGATCCTGCAGGCGGTCGACGACGAAGCGCAAGCAAAGCCGAAGTATCTGGGCGGCCGGAAGGCCGCGCGGATCAAGTCGGGCATCCTCAAGATGTCGCTGTGGGCCACCTCGCACCCGACCTTCGGCCTGCCCAAGCGCAAGCACCGCCTGGCCACCGCGCCGAATGCGTCCGCCAACAAGACGCTCGGCGTAGCCGCCTAG
- a CDS encoding NAD(P)-dependent oxidoreductase, whose amino-acid sequence METAQDRNDASRPAKLKVCIVGASGKLGRYMVRHALDRGYEVVGVCREGSVGKLDAFKGRITVIPGATDDRDAIRRAVDGCDGVLTVLVPRGVNHYSAGTAQAVLDHAQPGARLVFSCGWHITRDGQDVYSWKLKALVKIAGPLAKLARFADLDDQVEACRRIFASDTRWTVVRGSDLEEGDSQGLPVWSRHAGDPILKSNITRRVDFALFMVEALTDDELVHQAPAIVGRQTPSALAHAVAARGGST is encoded by the coding sequence ATGGAAACAGCACAAGACCGAAATGACGCAAGTCGCCCTGCCAAGCTGAAGGTCTGCATCGTCGGGGCCTCCGGAAAACTCGGGCGATACATGGTGCGCCACGCGCTGGACCGCGGCTACGAGGTCGTCGGCGTGTGCCGGGAAGGCAGCGTGGGCAAGCTCGACGCGTTCAAGGGACGTATCACCGTCATTCCGGGAGCGACAGACGACCGTGACGCCATCAGACGCGCGGTCGACGGGTGCGACGGCGTGTTGACCGTGTTGGTTCCGCGAGGGGTCAACCACTACTCGGCGGGGACGGCCCAGGCGGTGCTCGACCACGCCCAGCCGGGGGCACGTCTGGTGTTCTCGTGCGGGTGGCACATCACGCGCGACGGCCAGGACGTGTACTCCTGGAAGCTCAAAGCGCTCGTGAAGATTGCGGGTCCACTGGCGAAACTCGCTCGTTTCGCTGACCTCGACGACCAGGTGGAAGCGTGCCGGCGGATTTTCGCCAGCGACACCCGGTGGACCGTTGTGCGGGGCAGCGACCTGGAGGAGGGCGACAGTCAGGGCCTACCAGTGTGGAGCAGACACGCGGGTGACCCCATTCTCAAGAGCAACATCACCCGCCGAGTGGACTTTGCCCTGTTCATGGTCGAAGCCCTCACCGACGACGAGCTCGTCCATCAGGCACCGGCAATCGTCGGCCGCCAAACACCCTCGGCACTCGCCCACGCCGTCGCAGCTCGGGGCGGGTCGACCTGA
- a CDS encoding STAS domain-containing protein, with protein sequence MSSHGDLQQWRAESQPGRTVVTLTGELDVSSVDEVRGLLADTVRATPVVDVDLTGLTFIDSTILGALIAAHRDAASLGGSLTLLNPTGHVRRVLIVTGVLPLLGADKPGSARAEVP encoded by the coding sequence ATGTCCAGCCATGGCGACCTGCAGCAGTGGCGCGCCGAGTCGCAGCCTGGCCGAACGGTGGTGACGCTGACGGGTGAGCTGGACGTCAGCAGCGTGGACGAGGTACGCGGCTTGCTGGCCGACACCGTCCGTGCGACTCCAGTGGTCGATGTTGACCTGACGGGGCTGACGTTCATCGACTCGACGATTCTCGGCGCGCTCATCGCGGCCCACCGCGACGCGGCCAGCTTGGGTGGCTCCCTAACACTGCTCAACCCGACGGGCCATGTCCGGCGGGTCCTCATCGTTACCGGCGTCCTACCGCTGCTCGGGGCAGACAAGCCAGGATCGGCCAGAGCCGAGGTCCCGTAG
- a CDS encoding DUF4386 domain-containing protein, which yields MTSLRKTALIAGVLYLVTFVSIPTLFLYGPVKEANFVVGPGPDTPVMIGGILEMIVALAGIGTAVALYPVVKRQNEALALGFVGVRVLEAATIFGCVVSLLSVVTLRQAGAGADALVTGQALVAFHDWVFLLGQSFLPAVNALLLGTLLYRSRLVPRGLPLLGFVGAALLVIAFTATLFSGGQVSALAGLFAIPIAVWEFSLGVYLVVKGFKPSPISAEMEAADTRAASRVPTLSGQSI from the coding sequence ATGACCTCCTTGCGGAAGACTGCGCTTATCGCGGGCGTGCTCTACCTGGTCACCTTCGTCTCGATCCCGACGCTGTTCCTGTACGGCCCGGTGAAAGAAGCGAACTTTGTCGTCGGCCCTGGCCCGGACACTCCGGTGATGATCGGCGGCATCCTGGAGATGATCGTGGCTCTCGCCGGCATCGGCACCGCCGTCGCGCTGTACCCGGTGGTCAAGAGGCAGAACGAAGCACTGGCGTTGGGCTTCGTCGGCGTGCGGGTCCTGGAAGCCGCCACCATCTTCGGCTGCGTCGTGAGCCTCCTGTCGGTCGTGACCTTGCGGCAGGCCGGAGCCGGAGCAGATGCGTTGGTCACCGGCCAGGCGCTGGTCGCCTTCCATGACTGGGTCTTCCTCCTCGGACAGAGCTTCCTTCCGGCCGTGAACGCCCTGCTGTTGGGCACCCTGCTGTACCGGTCCCGCCTCGTGCCGCGGGGTCTTCCGCTGCTGGGCTTCGTCGGAGCGGCTCTGCTGGTGATTGCCTTCACCGCCACGTTGTTCTCCGGGGGACAGGTGTCCGCGCTGGCGGGGTTGTTCGCCATCCCGATCGCTGTGTGGGAGTTTTCGCTGGGCGTCTATCTGGTCGTCAAGGGCTTCAAGCCCTCCCCCATCTCCGCTGAAATGGAGGCTGCCGACACCCGGGCCGCCAGCCGCGTCCCCACCCTCTCTGGGCAGAGCATTTAA
- a CDS encoding MmpS family transport accessory protein: MSQIDPDAPWVPPDPPQATADGSTPPVPAGDLPALPPAEAPTRPPRFGDDRRTTMLLAAFAAVALLVCGGLAVTSLALSLPDQPYRHDAVSQPQTPDGPAESDTDETPVEPTPDRSPTRRPASTPSNGPGRFAIAYAVTGQGPADIQYRDADGYLIELEAVPLPWRRTIHTDQPGLMYIQAAKAFDKGERTITCAVVVDGRRVTETVGPGGWRCSVGSLAGE; encoded by the coding sequence ATGAGCCAGATCGACCCGGACGCGCCCTGGGTACCCCCGGACCCGCCCCAGGCCACCGCGGATGGGTCGACGCCACCCGTTCCGGCCGGTGACCTGCCGGCCCTGCCGCCAGCCGAAGCGCCCACCCGGCCGCCACGCTTCGGGGACGACCGGCGCACCACCATGCTTCTCGCCGCCTTCGCGGCGGTCGCGCTGCTGGTCTGCGGCGGACTCGCCGTCACGAGCCTCGCGCTCAGCCTGCCCGACCAGCCGTATCGCCACGACGCGGTGAGCCAGCCGCAGACCCCGGACGGGCCGGCCGAGTCTGACACCGACGAGACCCCGGTGGAACCGACACCGGATCGCAGCCCGACCCGGAGGCCTGCGTCGACTCCCTCCAACGGGCCTGGCCGGTTCGCCATCGCCTATGCCGTGACCGGGCAAGGGCCGGCCGACATCCAGTACCGCGACGCCGACGGCTACCTGATCGAGCTCGAGGCAGTGCCTCTGCCCTGGCGCCGTACCATCCACACCGACCAGCCTGGTCTGATGTACATACAGGCCGCCAAGGCCTTCGATAAGGGCGAACGGACGATTACCTGCGCTGTGGTGGTCGACGGCCGGCGGGTGACCGAAACGGTCGGCCCCGGTGGCTGGCGGTGCAGCGTCGGCTCTCTCGCCGGTGAGTAA
- a CDS encoding barstar family protein — translation MTTVYAIDGRRVQTLEDFWRVVGEAVNGPGGYFGRNLDALHDCLHGGMGAPEDDDYVFEWRYHEECIRSCRRSCAPPGGVTVTACSRPMWGRQSVVPSRVRCLTSRSRQVQPGWNRCNPARPRRVFVASAIAWAAGRLR, via the coding sequence GTGACGACGGTGTATGCAATCGACGGGAGGCGGGTGCAGACGCTGGAGGACTTCTGGCGAGTGGTCGGCGAAGCTGTGAACGGTCCGGGCGGGTACTTCGGCCGGAACCTCGACGCGCTCCACGACTGTCTGCACGGAGGGATGGGTGCCCCCGAGGACGATGACTACGTCTTCGAGTGGCGCTACCACGAGGAATGCATCCGGTCATGCCGCCGATCGTGCGCGCCGCCGGGCGGCGTGACCGTAACTGCCTGTAGCCGGCCCATGTGGGGTAGGCAATCTGTCGTGCCGAGTCGAGTGCGTTGCCTGACGTCAAGATCGCGGCAGGTTCAGCCGGGCTGGAACCGCTGCAATCCAGCGCGGCCGAGAAGGGTATTCGTCGCGTCGGCCATTGCCTGGGCGGCCGGACGGCTGCGGTAG
- a CDS encoding ATP-binding protein: MTGGTRAGDDPEAMPAGVDADILLAAQISADRVSELRHAVTAAVKAAGLTGARLEDFVLAVHELVANVVRHGGGCGKLLLRRCNDSVTCQISDPGPGMDEVVPALPSGNRPGNRGLWLAQHLLAGDLILDSTPQGLTATVSITITPKEVA; this comes from the coding sequence ATGACTGGCGGTACCCGCGCTGGCGACGATCCGGAAGCCATGCCGGCGGGCGTAGACGCCGATATCTTGCTGGCCGCACAGATCTCGGCTGACCGGGTCTCAGAGCTACGTCACGCCGTCACTGCTGCGGTCAAGGCAGCCGGGCTTACCGGGGCGCGCTTGGAGGACTTCGTCCTGGCGGTGCACGAGCTGGTGGCGAACGTCGTCCGTCACGGCGGCGGCTGCGGGAAGTTGCTGTTGCGCCGCTGCAACGACTCGGTGACGTGCCAGATTTCGGATCCTGGACCAGGTATGGACGAAGTTGTGCCTGCGCTGCCCAGTGGCAACCGGCCCGGCAACCGGGGCCTCTGGCTGGCCCAGCACCTACTAGCTGGCGACCTAATCCTGGACAGCACCCCACAGGGACTGACCGCCACGGTCAGCATCACGATCACTCCGAAGGAGGTGGCCTAA
- a CDS encoding low temperature requirement protein A, giving the protein MKTIFRSRPIMTEETHRATSFEIFFDLVFVFALTRIISFMGRPPTFLTMAQGLVLLLLLWIAWTNYTWLGNLVRADVGLVPAGTIVAMAAIFVTALVIPNAWRHGNGIVDAPVILALAYIVQRVLHLALAFHVAAGDRQLRTTLRLYMTTAILAGIPLLLGAAFHGTAQTLLWAGAFAIEFSGGVIASALSGWRLRSPSHFTERHGLVLIIALGESLMSVGTGAELAVTRGPVLLAALFAFTNAVCLWRLYFKNTAIVAGHALETVPSGQRGRLATNAYSLAHFPLIAGVIYTALGIEQVLDHLAHGQPWHTTPSLDWASTVALYGGVILYCAGRVLFLRPTGQATPRKQIVATCVVLLLLPAARSLPALAALGLLTAFLVALVCYEQLSGSPRNQRAGEVTPA; this is encoded by the coding sequence ATGAAAACGATCTTCCGGTCCCGGCCGATCATGACCGAGGAGACGCATCGGGCTACCTCGTTCGAGATCTTCTTCGACCTCGTGTTCGTCTTCGCCCTCACCCGGATCATCTCGTTCATGGGGCGGCCGCCCACGTTCCTCACCATGGCACAGGGGCTCGTCCTCCTGCTGCTGCTCTGGATAGCCTGGACGAACTACACCTGGTTGGGCAACCTGGTCCGCGCCGACGTCGGCTTGGTCCCCGCCGGCACGATCGTGGCGATGGCGGCCATCTTCGTCACTGCCCTAGTGATACCGAACGCCTGGCGGCACGGCAACGGAATCGTGGACGCACCTGTGATCCTGGCCTTGGCCTACATCGTGCAACGGGTACTGCACCTCGCCCTCGCCTTCCACGTAGCGGCTGGCGACCGGCAACTGCGCACCACGCTGCGCCTCTACATGACAACGGCGATCCTCGCCGGGATACCGCTCCTTCTCGGCGCCGCGTTCCACGGCACCGCGCAGACCCTGCTCTGGGCAGGTGCATTCGCCATCGAATTCAGCGGCGGCGTCATCGCCTCGGCCCTCAGCGGGTGGCGACTGCGCAGCCCCAGCCACTTCACCGAACGGCACGGCCTAGTATTGATCATCGCGCTCGGTGAGTCACTGATGTCGGTGGGAACCGGGGCCGAGTTGGCAGTGACGCGCGGGCCGGTCCTGCTCGCAGCGTTGTTCGCATTCACCAACGCGGTGTGCCTATGGCGGCTCTACTTCAAGAACACTGCGATCGTCGCCGGCCACGCACTGGAAACGGTGCCTAGCGGACAGCGCGGCCGATTAGCCACCAACGCGTACAGCCTGGCGCACTTTCCCCTGATCGCCGGTGTCATCTACACCGCGCTGGGCATCGAGCAAGTCCTCGACCACCTAGCCCACGGCCAACCCTGGCACACCACGCCGTCGTTGGACTGGGCCTCCACCGTCGCGCTGTACGGCGGGGTGATCCTCTACTGCGCCGGCCGAGTTCTGTTCCTCCGACCCACCGGCCAGGCCACCCCACGAAAGCAGATCGTCGCCACCTGCGTGGTGCTGCTGCTGCTACCCGCCGCCCGGAGCCTGCCCGCCCTGGCCGCGCTCGGACTCCTCACCGCATTTCTCGTCGCCCTGGTCTGCTACGAGCAGCTCAGTGGGAGCCCACGAAACCAGAGGGCCGGCGAGGTGACTCCCGCCTGA
- a CDS encoding YnfA family protein: protein MTVARSILLFLLAALAEIGGAWLVWQGWRESRGLIWIAAGVVALGLYGFVAAFQPDPNLGRILAAYGGIFVAGSLAWGMLVDKFRPDRYDLIGAAICLVGVAVIAYAPRSS from the coding sequence ATGACCGTTGCCCGCTCGATCCTGCTGTTCCTGCTTGCCGCGCTCGCGGAGATCGGCGGCGCCTGGCTGGTCTGGCAGGGTTGGCGGGAAAGCCGAGGACTGATCTGGATCGCGGCCGGAGTCGTCGCGCTCGGACTCTACGGCTTCGTCGCCGCCTTCCAACCCGACCCGAACCTCGGCCGCATCCTGGCCGCCTACGGCGGAATCTTCGTCGCCGGCTCCCTCGCCTGGGGCATGCTCGTCGACAAGTTCCGCCCCGACCGCTACGACCTCATCGGCGCAGCCATCTGCCTCGTCGGCGTCGCCGTCATCGCGTACGCACCGCGAAGCAGCTAA
- a CDS encoding IS110 family transposase, with protein sequence MSVVIGMDPHKRSATIEVVDERGRVVAMGRFGTDKAGYADMLAAGRKHARRVWAVEGCNGIGKHIAHRLVHDGERVLDVPAKLSAQVRVFATGNGRKTDPVDAHSVAMVALRSPNLVQVQVDADLQVMGMLADRRDELGRARTQTINRLHRLLLELLPGGAKKFLSAPQARALIATVKPRDIVGKTRRRLAVELISELEGIDKKIKAAEKDLKELVAARGSTLMQLHGIGPSGAARLLADVGDISRFADRDRFASWNGTAPLDASSGDQKRHRLSRAGNRLNRTLHIMAVVQLRNRTQGRAYFDAKKAAGKTSMEAMRALKRRLSNVVYARMVEDQKRGQVAGPGGHSGTTLQSSVTDLTPDIGPSDKPLPGPATNHPKPLVPAAP encoded by the coding sequence ATGAGCGTGGTCATCGGGATGGACCCGCACAAGCGTTCAGCCACCATCGAGGTCGTCGACGAACGCGGCCGGGTGGTCGCGATGGGCCGCTTTGGCACTGACAAGGCCGGCTACGCCGACATGCTCGCCGCCGGCCGCAAGCACGCCCGCCGGGTGTGGGCGGTGGAAGGCTGCAACGGCATCGGCAAACACATCGCCCACCGCCTGGTCCACGACGGTGAGAGAGTGCTCGACGTGCCCGCGAAACTGTCCGCGCAGGTGCGGGTATTCGCCACCGGCAACGGCCGCAAAACCGACCCGGTGGATGCGCACTCGGTGGCGATGGTGGCATTACGCAGCCCGAATCTGGTGCAGGTTCAGGTCGACGCGGACCTGCAGGTGATGGGCATGCTCGCCGACCGGCGTGACGAGCTGGGCCGCGCCCGCACCCAGACCATCAACCGGCTGCACCGGCTGCTGTTGGAGCTATTGCCCGGCGGGGCGAAGAAGTTCCTGTCCGCGCCACAGGCCCGCGCGTTGATCGCGACGGTCAAACCCCGTGACATCGTGGGCAAGACCAGACGCCGCCTCGCCGTCGAGCTGATCAGTGAACTTGAGGGCATCGACAAGAAGATCAAAGCCGCGGAGAAGGACCTCAAGGAGCTGGTGGCCGCCCGCGGCTCCACCCTGATGCAGCTGCACGGCATCGGCCCCTCGGGCGCAGCTCGGCTGCTGGCCGACGTCGGCGACATCAGCCGGTTCGCCGACCGGGACCGCTTCGCCTCCTGGAACGGCACCGCCCCGCTGGACGCCTCCTCCGGCGACCAGAAGCGTCACCGGCTCTCCCGCGCCGGCAACCGGCTCAACCGGACGCTGCACATCATGGCCGTGGTCCAGCTGCGCAACCGCACGCAAGGCCGCGCCTACTTCGACGCGAAGAAGGCCGCCGGAAAGACCTCCATGGAAGCCATGCGCGCCCTCAAACGGCGGCTGTCGAACGTTGTCTACGCCCGCATGGTCGAAGACCAGAAACGCGGGCAGGTGGCAGGCCCGGGAGGGCACTCGGGGACGACTCTGCAATCCAGCGTGACCGACCTGACCCCGGACATCGGCCCTTCGGACAAGCCACTTCCCGGACCCGCCACCAACCACCCTAAACCCCTGGTTCCCGCAGCGCCTTGA
- a CDS encoding sigma-70 family RNA polymerase sigma factor, producing the protein MDSTATDRFGTSRFEASRNRLASLAYRLLGSAADAEDAVQDAFLHWQAADRQRIKVPEAWLTKVVTNLCLDRLRSAQARRERTVGAWLPEPLLDGDPMLGPADTFEQRESVSLAVLTLMERLSPVERAVYVLREAFSYSHAEIAEILVISEYASQQHLHRGRRRITAARRRGGEVDPASARRIVEEFLAAASSGRTERLVALLTDDATAISDGAGGGLTETLLQYDTPQRIAAVARAGFKPTPAKRRLAGGTPAIHYALVNGAPAILFVLGDQVVGAVTFDITNDKIETVRGIAAPTRLARLTETWRQHEPDKPLIAQW; encoded by the coding sequence GTGGATAGCACCGCCACTGATCGCTTCGGCACCAGTCGGTTCGAGGCCAGCCGGAACCGGCTGGCCTCGCTGGCGTACCGGCTGCTGGGCTCCGCCGCCGACGCCGAAGACGCCGTGCAGGATGCGTTCCTGCACTGGCAGGCCGCCGACCGGCAGCGGATCAAGGTGCCGGAGGCATGGCTGACCAAGGTCGTCACCAACCTGTGCCTCGACCGGCTCCGCTCGGCACAAGCCCGCCGCGAACGCACCGTCGGCGCCTGGCTGCCCGAGCCGCTCCTCGACGGCGACCCGATGCTCGGCCCGGCCGACACTTTCGAGCAGCGCGAATCGGTCTCCCTGGCGGTTCTGACTCTCATGGAGCGCCTGTCACCCGTCGAGCGGGCCGTTTACGTCTTGCGCGAAGCGTTCTCCTACAGCCACGCCGAGATCGCCGAGATCCTCGTCATCAGCGAGTACGCGAGCCAGCAGCATCTCCACCGGGGCCGGCGCCGCATCACCGCCGCGCGCCGCCGCGGCGGCGAAGTCGACCCGGCATCCGCCCGCAGGATCGTCGAGGAATTCCTCGCCGCTGCCTCCTCGGGCCGCACCGAACGGCTGGTGGCGCTGCTCACCGACGACGCGACCGCGATCTCCGACGGCGCCGGTGGCGGCCTGACCGAGACGCTGCTGCAGTACGACACTCCGCAGCGCATCGCCGCCGTCGCACGGGCCGGCTTCAAACCCACACCCGCGAAACGGCGACTTGCCGGCGGCACGCCCGCCATCCACTACGCGCTCGTCAACGGCGCCCCCGCCATCCTCTTCGTGCTCGGCGACCAGGTCGTCGGCGCCGTGACGTTCGACATCACCAACGACAAGATCGAAACCGTGCGCGGCATCGCCGCCCCCACCCGCCTCGCCCGCCTCACCGAAACCTGGCGGCAGCACGAACCGGACAAGCCGCTCATCGCCCAGTGGTGA
- a CDS encoding helix-turn-helix domain-containing protein, giving the protein MPITVDLPVLKNGRAKAVRLTTLAALCQALDGQPGDLLRWEMRPRTPRARRPGPPRPATRAPGAAASRFSTRSDVVLSAT; this is encoded by the coding sequence ATGCCGATCACCGTCGACCTGCCCGTGCTGAAGAATGGCCGCGCCAAGGCCGTCCGCCTCACCACCCTCGCCGCACTCTGCCAGGCCCTCGACGGCCAGCCCGGCGACCTGCTGCGCTGGGAGATGAGACCGCGGACTCCGCGGGCGCGACGGCCAGGGCCACCGAGACCTGCGACGCGGGCGCCGGGCGCTGCGGCGAGCCGGTTCTCCACAAGATCAGACGTAGTACTTTCGGCTACTTAG